The Paenibacillus sp. FSL H7-0357 nucleotide sequence CGACAGCTTCCAGTCCTCCCACAGGAATGGCGTCATGCTGTTTAACCGCGAGCAGTATCATGACGGCAGGTCCTACGATAAGGAAGGCATTGATTATGTCATGCTCTATATCAAGCCTGAGCTGGTAGCCGAGATCCTGGGGAAGAAAGAGCTGCGTTTCCAGTCCCCTATCGTCTACGACGTCAGCCTGGCACGAAGCATCTGCGCCCTCAGCCGGGCCATTCTGGACGGTAACGACGAAACGCTGTGTACGGAGCAATTGATCCATTTAATCGGCATGTTATCCAAAACAGCGATAGATGCAGAGCAGCGGAAGAATAACCGGCTAGTGAAACAGGCGAAGGAAATGATGTACGGCAGCATCGGCAATGTGCTCAAACTGGATGATCTTTGTACAGAGTTTGGGATGTCCAAATACCAGTTGATCCGCGAGTTTAAGGCCCATACAGGGATCTCGCCTTATCAGTTTTTTCTGAATTGCAAGGTGGAACATGCCAAACGGTCCATTGAGGCCAGCAAGGATATCTACACGGCCGTAGCGGAATACGGATTTGTAGATCTGACACATCTGAACAGGCATTTCAAAAGTATGTTCGGGATTACTGCATATGAGTACATGACACAATTACAATAATACAATTACGGATCACCCAGATGCCTATGGCATCTTTTTTTTGCCGTTTTATGGCTTGGATCTCCATCATAAATTTACTCTTTACAAAATATTGACTATGGGTTATTTTAACATTAAGTAATTATTAAATATTAACCAACTATCTATAATATTTAAATTATTCAAACTTGAAATTGGAGGACAGTATGGAAATTGCGATGAAGGATATGTTATTGAACAATATCAATTTTGCTTACAATGAGGCCATCGAATTGATAGTGTCCATGGGAATGATCGCTTGTGAGGGAGAGCTGACCTCCATGGCAGAGGATTTAAAGATTGAGATGGACCCACTCGTAGCAGCCTACTATGAGGACGCACGGGTCCGTTTGTCACCTCATTCCTACCGGGAGCTTCAGTTTTTTTTCAACTATAACTTTTTCCACAAGGCACTCGATTTTGCTTTCTACGAATCCATCTGCACTTATCCTGATCCACAGACTGCAGAAGCATGGATTGAACGGCTGGAGCAGAGACCGGCAGAACAAGTGGTAGCCGAAATGGTGTATGGCGTGTATTCCGATAAATTGGAAGATCTGCTGGAAGGCAATGACTGGGAGGAAGTCAAGAAGGATGTTCATTTGATGTCTGAGCTTGTGGCAAGAACGAAACCCCAGCCTGAGGTTGCCGGGGCGCAAGGACCGCTGCTTGAATGTCTTGCTTTCCCGGAAGAAACGAAACTGCGGTATATGCAGCTGCTCCGTCAATTCTACAAGGATGTCTTTACCTATTGGAAAGAGCGGTTACAAATGGAGTCTGAACAAGCCACTCTACATTACGAAGCGCTTTTCCTGGCCGATCCCGTCCGCTTCATTAGGGATATTAACAAAAATGAGCCTGCGCTGTATGATGTACCGACGACTTTTCATATCAGCTTCTTTTCGCAGGTGGGCAATCATTTCCTTAATTTCTGGACGGAGGCTGGAAGGGTCGGATGGGTGATATTTGGTGTACTCAACGACCGTGTATACGGACCTGCTGCTGACCGGGAGAAGACAGAACTTTTCTTAAAAGCATTCTCGGATAAAAGACGCCTCGACTTCCTGCTGCTGTTAAAAAAACGCCCGCATTACGGGCAGGAAATCGCCGCGGCCCTTGGCATTACACCGGCAGCTGTGAATTACCATTCCAACTTCTTATTCTTTCTGGACCTTCTGGAAATTAAAAGAGAGGATCACCGCTTATATTACCATCTGCGCATAGATAGATTACGGGAATTGCTGGCCTTAACCGCAAAAGTCATGCTGGATGAAGATTAGACTGGCTTAACAGGAGTACAGGAAAATTTGAGAATAAGGGGAGTGTCCCTCGTGAGTGAATCAAGCCATGCAGCAGCCGGCAACAAGGAATCCGCTGCTGTTTCCAGCACAACTTTCCGTTTATTTAAACTTGGCAGGCCTTATTTAGGCTGGTACATTCTATTATGCGCCCTGGCAGCAGTCATCTCTCTTACAACGGTTGGTGTAGCCGAAGCTTTACGGCGAATTATTAATTCGGCTACAAATCACAATATGCCGGGCCTGACTTCCGCTACCCTGTTTGCCGTTGCCATTATGTTCGTCGATGCCGCAGCCAACTTTCTAAAAAGCTATTTGTCAGGTGTACTTGAGGTCAAGTCGACCTCCCGGCTTCAGGTATCACTTCTGGGCAGACTGCTGAACGTGCAAATGAAAGAGCTGGATCGTTATCATTCTGCAGATCTGATCAGCCGGATTAATGATTCCGCCTCTGCGGCCCAGCATGGAATCAACCAGAAAACCATTGACCTGTTCAGCAATCTGCTGCAGATTGCTTTCCTTCTCACATATCTGTTATCTCTTCAATTTGCGTTAACCTTGGGAACAATCATCATTTGCTCCCTGGTTCCACTCGTCATGCTTCCCTTCACTTCCCGGCTGCGCTCCATGCATGAGCAAAGACAGAAGATCGAAACCGCGCAGCAAATGTTTATTCAGGATACAGTCCAGGGTGCCGAAGTCGTGCGTGCCTTCTCTCTTGCCCCCAGGCTGCACCAACAATTTGCCGCCCGGGTAAAACAATATTTTACTATTCATATACCGCTCACCCGTTTAGAAGCTGTTGGCTATAATATGCCACTGGTCGTTATCCTTGGCGGACTGCTCTACGTCCTCTCTTTTGGCGGATATCTGGTCATCGGGGGGCGTCTGGATGTGGGAGCCGTGGCGGCCTTTCTGATCTGTTTTGAGCAGATTTCAAATCCGGTCTCGAAGCTGGCCAACCTGTGGACGGAATTGCAGATGTCTTTAGCGCAAGGCAAACGGATGTTTGAAGTGCTGGATTTACCGGAGGAAGAGGCAAATTACGAAGCCGCAGCTTTAAATTCCCGGATTGAGATAACTGAAGAGCCCGATCCGGAAATGATCAGCCGATCCGATATTTCTTTTAACAACGTAAGTTTCCACTATGATGCCGCTCCAGTATTAAACAATGTGCAGCTTACCATACGACCCGGCAAGGTGACTGCATTAGCAGGCCCCAGTGGCAGCGGAAAAAGCACCCTGCTCCATTTGCTGCTCGCAGCCTATGAACCGGACGAAGGGGTTATCTGCTGTGGCGTTCACTCCTTAACCAGAATCCCGCTCCGGCTCTGGCGTGAGCGGATTGCCTACGTGTCCCAGGAGCCTTATCTGTTCTCCGGCACTTTCCATGAGAATATAGCCTGGGGAAGATCGGGTGCCACAACGGAAGAGGTCATCCAAGCAGCCCAAAGAGCCGGCATCCATGAAGTCATTATGAGAACGCCCTTACAATATGAGACTACTATTGGGGAACGGGGGTTAACATTATCGGGCGGTGAACGGCAGCGTCTCTCCATTGCCCGGGCGTTTGTCCGCGAGCCCAAACTTCTGCTGCTCGATGAACCTACGGCCGCACTGGACAGCCACAATGAGGAGCTGATCCAGCAAGCCCTCAGGGAACTCATGCATGACCGGACAACAGTCGTTATTGCCCATAGATTGTCCACTATCCGAGACGCCGATCAGATTTATTTCATGGAAGCAGGATCTGTAGCAGAAACAGGCACACATCAGGAGTTAATGGCACTAGAAGGCAAGTACTTCAAAATGGTTGAGACTTCGATGAAGCAGAATCACGATTTGCTTGAGGTCAGGGAGGGTCTGGAATGAATGCAAAAGCGTCCGCTAAACTCAAGCTTGGATATGTACTGCGCAGGTTGATGACCTTCTCAACCCCCTACCGTATCGGGTTAATGGCGGCTGTATTACTGCTCTCGGCAAGGCTGGTCTTGGACATCGGCTTTGCAGCCATCCAGCAGGTGTTTATTGATACCATCAACAGCTCTAATATGCATTCCCTTACACGCATTACCGTTATTTGCGCCATCGTCTGTTTTATCATTATTATCTGCCTCATGCTGCAGCATTACTTCCGCTTTATTACAGAGAGCCAAATGGCTTGGGCGATTCGCGCCAAGCTGTTCGACAAGACCCACCGGCTTCCCTTCCGTGAAGTCCAGTCCATGCATTCCGGAGATTTGGTCTCGCGCAATAACCGGGATGCAGGTGCGGCCATTGGCATGATTAACGGCATCGTCTATGATTTGGGCTATAATCTGCTTTTATGTCTCGTTTCTTTTCTGTACCTGGCGAAAATGGATGTCTGGATCGCGCTGCTTGCGCTCGGTTCGGGACCAGTTGTGTTTCTTTCCGGACGCTTCTTTGACCGCAGACTCCGCAAACTGTACACGGAGATCCATCAGAAGGAAGCTGAGCTGCGGGGTATTCTGCAGGAAACGCTGCAAGGAATGAAAGTGGTCCGGGCCTTTTCCCTGGAGGACAATCTCTTGAACCGGTATGCAGCCGGACGTGAGCAGTTGAACCGGCTGCAGCGCCAAAGAGCACTGCTGAACACGCTGCTCTGGCAGTCCTCTGCCTTTATCAACAATATCGTAATGGTGGCCTGCGCTGCGCTGATCGCAGTCTCTGCCGTAAGAGGCGGAACAACAGCCGGTGAAGTACTCGCCTTCATCATTCTGATGGGACGGGTACAGTGGCCTTTTGTCCACATGTCCCAGACCTGGGGTGGTGTTCAAGAAGCGTTAGGAGCAGCTGACCGCGTATTCGCTGTACTGGATGCAGATGAGGAAGGAGCACCACATTCTTCTCCGGCTTCATCCCCTCCTCCCTCTGCTTCCGAGAAGTCGGCTGCATTAAGCCTGCAAGAGGTCAGCTATAGCTATTCCGGCCGAATAGAAACGGAGCCGCCGCTGTTTGAAGGCTTCAGCCTGCAAATTCAGCATGGAGAAACGGTCGCAGTTGTAGGCCCAAGCGGTTCCGGCAAAACAACGCTTGCCCGCTTATGCTGTGGATTGTATGAACCCGATGCCGGCAGCATCTCGGTTTATGGAAGACCGGTTCAGGAGCAGCTGGAAGAAGCCAGGGCACAGGTTACTTATGTACCGCAATCCCCTTATTTGTTCTCTGGTACGATTAGAGACAATATAGCCTTCAGCTCTAATTCAGCCAGTGAACAAGAAATTCACGAAGCCGCCCGGCTTGCGGGCGCAGCCGAGTTTATCACGAAGCTTCCGGGCGGATACGATACGGTCATCGGTGAACACGGCTCGAGTCTTTCCGGCGGACAACGGCAGCGAATCGCTATAGCCCGGGCCTTTCTTCGTGATGCACCGCTGCTTCTGCTGGACGAAGCCACCTCTGCTCTGGATAACGAATCTGAGCGGTTGGTTCAGGAAGCGTTAGATCACTTGATGAACAACAGGACAACACTGGTAATTGCGCACAGGCTTTCAACCGTACGGAACGCATCCAGAATTGTTGTACTGGATCAGGGGGTTATTACCGAGGAAGGCACACATGATGTTTTGCTCGCCCAAAACGGGCTTTATGCACAGTTATAT carries:
- a CDS encoding ArsR/SmtB family transcription factor → MEIAMKDMLLNNINFAYNEAIELIVSMGMIACEGELTSMAEDLKIEMDPLVAAYYEDARVRLSPHSYRELQFFFNYNFFHKALDFAFYESICTYPDPQTAEAWIERLEQRPAEQVVAEMVYGVYSDKLEDLLEGNDWEEVKKDVHLMSELVARTKPQPEVAGAQGPLLECLAFPEETKLRYMQLLRQFYKDVFTYWKERLQMESEQATLHYEALFLADPVRFIRDINKNEPALYDVPTTFHISFFSQVGNHFLNFWTEAGRVGWVIFGVLNDRVYGPAADREKTELFLKAFSDKRRLDFLLLLKKRPHYGQEIAAALGITPAAVNYHSNFLFFLDLLEIKREDHRLYYHLRIDRLRELLALTAKVMLDED
- a CDS encoding ABC transporter ATP-binding protein; this encodes MSESSHAAAGNKESAAVSSTTFRLFKLGRPYLGWYILLCALAAVISLTTVGVAEALRRIINSATNHNMPGLTSATLFAVAIMFVDAAANFLKSYLSGVLEVKSTSRLQVSLLGRLLNVQMKELDRYHSADLISRINDSASAAQHGINQKTIDLFSNLLQIAFLLTYLLSLQFALTLGTIIICSLVPLVMLPFTSRLRSMHEQRQKIETAQQMFIQDTVQGAEVVRAFSLAPRLHQQFAARVKQYFTIHIPLTRLEAVGYNMPLVVILGGLLYVLSFGGYLVIGGRLDVGAVAAFLICFEQISNPVSKLANLWTELQMSLAQGKRMFEVLDLPEEEANYEAAALNSRIEITEEPDPEMISRSDISFNNVSFHYDAAPVLNNVQLTIRPGKVTALAGPSGSGKSTLLHLLLAAYEPDEGVICCGVHSLTRIPLRLWRERIAYVSQEPYLFSGTFHENIAWGRSGATTEEVIQAAQRAGIHEVIMRTPLQYETTIGERGLTLSGGERQRLSIARAFVREPKLLLLDEPTAALDSHNEELIQQALRELMHDRTTVVIAHRLSTIRDADQIYFMEAGSVAETGTHQELMALEGKYFKMVETSMKQNHDLLEVREGLE
- a CDS encoding AraC family transcriptional regulator; translation: MEQFTYKKSADVIALAASFADFTYKKHCHEEYAVGVTLRGIQQYNLSDSFQSSHRNGVMLFNREQYHDGRSYDKEGIDYVMLYIKPELVAEILGKKELRFQSPIVYDVSLARSICALSRAILDGNDETLCTEQLIHLIGMLSKTAIDAEQRKNNRLVKQAKEMMYGSIGNVLKLDDLCTEFGMSKYQLIREFKAHTGISPYQFFLNCKVEHAKRSIEASKDIYTAVAEYGFVDLTHLNRHFKSMFGITAYEYMTQLQ
- a CDS encoding ABC transporter ATP-binding protein, producing MNAKASAKLKLGYVLRRLMTFSTPYRIGLMAAVLLLSARLVLDIGFAAIQQVFIDTINSSNMHSLTRITVICAIVCFIIIICLMLQHYFRFITESQMAWAIRAKLFDKTHRLPFREVQSMHSGDLVSRNNRDAGAAIGMINGIVYDLGYNLLLCLVSFLYLAKMDVWIALLALGSGPVVFLSGRFFDRRLRKLYTEIHQKEAELRGILQETLQGMKVVRAFSLEDNLLNRYAAGREQLNRLQRQRALLNTLLWQSSAFINNIVMVACAALIAVSAVRGGTTAGEVLAFIILMGRVQWPFVHMSQTWGGVQEALGAADRVFAVLDADEEGAPHSSPASSPPPSASEKSAALSLQEVSYSYSGRIETEPPLFEGFSLQIQHGETVAVVGPSGSGKTTLARLCCGLYEPDAGSISVYGRPVQEQLEEARAQVTYVPQSPYLFSGTIRDNIAFSSNSASEQEIHEAARLAGAAEFITKLPGGYDTVIGEHGSSLSGGQRQRIAIARAFLRDAPLLLLDEATSALDNESERLVQEALDHLMNNRTTLVIAHRLSTVRNASRIVVLDQGVITEEGTHDVLLAQNGLYAQLYNLQFKAAEAEASLFEESHAAIQPA